GGGCGCCGTCGATATCTGGTGCGATGAATCGTGTCTCGTACGGCTCGTGGGCTGCAATCGGCGTTCCGTCACGGAAGAACGCGAGGAGCCCGTCGAGTGCTGTATAGATGTCGACGCAGATCTGATATCCGTCTGCACTCTCGACGAGCAGGTGGGTCGTCTCGTCCGAGACGTTGGCTTCCGAGAGCAACGCTGTCACCGGAACTCCACGCCACGTGGCCGTGTGTCGAACTCCCGACGCACAGGCAACGGTGACCGTTCGCTCCTCGGTCGGGAGTGCCGCGAGTCGTTCGCGGTCCAGCGACACACGCTCGTCTCCAAGAACTGCAATCGGGTCGGTGAGGGAAATTCTCCCTTCTGTGGTGTCTGCTGACAGCTCCATTGGCGTTCACTATCGGCTGGTTTGTCGGCGACGACGCTCTCTGTACCTTCGAATAATTAAGCTGTTTAACTATGCGCGAGGAGTGACGGTTCGCGCTCGCCCAGCAGTCGAACACCCGCCTGAAGACCGAGTGAATCGAGGGACACCCACACACTCACACACTCACTCATTCACTCATTCACTCACTCACTCACTCACTCACTCACTCACCAGCCTGTGTTCGTCGGTGGACGAGACTGACGTTGTCCATGACGGCTCCGGCGAGCGCGTGGAATGCACGGCTCGTCTCCGTCGTGTCGTCTAGTGCGACCGGTCGTCCGTCGTCTCCTCGCGTTCGTATCTCGGAGGTCAGCGGAATCGACCCGAGGAACGGCAGTTCGAATCGTTCAGCCAACGCTCGGCCACCGCCGCTGTTGAAAATGTCGTGTTCGGACCCACAGTCGGGGCAAACGAACCCGCTCATGTTTTCGACGATGCCGAGGACGGTCGTGTCGTACTCGGTGAACATCCGCATCCCTCTGTCTGCGTCGTCTACGGCGACCGCTTGTGGCGTCGTGACGACGACCGCACCTGCCACAGGGACGCGTTGCAGGAGCGTCAGCTGCGTGTCACCGGTCCCTGGCGGCAAGTCGACGACGAGGTAATCGAGGTCACCCCACGCGACGTCGTCGAGCAGTTGTGTGAGGACTTTATCGACCATCGGGCCGCGCCAGATGACCGGTCCGCCCCCTTCTGTGAGGAACTCCATGCTCATGACGGACATCCCGTGTCGGTCGACCGGGACGAGCTGCTCGTCGTCAGTCACTGCTGGTCGCTCCCGCGCGTTCATCATTCGTGGGATGTTCGGGCCGTACACGTCTGCGTCGAGAATCCCAACGCGTGCACCGCGCCGGGACATGCTGGCGGCCAAGTTCACCGCGACGGTGCTTTTTCCGACTCCCCCCTTGCCCGAAGCGACGGCGATGACGTTCTCGACACCCGGTAGCGGCTGCCCGCTCACTCCATCGGCGTCGTCGTGCTGTGTCGAGAACCGAACGTCGATGCCGTGTTCTTCGAAGGCACCTTCGATGCGACTGCGGAGTTCTGCTACGACTGGTGCGTGCGGCGCGCCGTGCGCGAGCGACACCTCGGCGGTGTCGTCTTCCACAGTGACGTCCGAAACCACCCCGAGTGAGACGACGTCCGTCCCGAGCTCGGGGTCCTCGACCGTTCGCAAGATCTCGTCGACGTCGACGTCGGTCATTCGTCACCCCAGCAGCCGTCGGCAGTCAGTTGTGTCCCGTCGTTTGCAGGCGAGTGCAGCGAGATCGTCGTCGGTTCCCAGAGATGTGTCGTGAGGTGCTCGGTCATGGGCTGTAGCTGTTCGAGGCAGTCTCGATACGCGTCGGACTCGACGAACGCCGTCCACTGAGCGAACGTTTCGAATGTGAGACGGAGTCGGACTTCCGGACTCTCGCCCAGTACGTTTTGCTCGCTCTCGAAGCCGTCGAGCTTCGCGGTGGTAATCCACTGTTCTGTCGTTTTTGGGAGCCACGTCTCGTGCGCTTCGCTGAACTGGTCGGCGACGCTGTACGTGACCTCGTACACGTATTGTTCGTGAGAGTTCATGGGAAATTGTACCATGGTCGCCTCCGTTGGTCCCGACGAACCACCCGGAGACGGGCTACTTGTGGAGCACCTCCCGAGTCACCGTCGCGAGCGACGTGTAGAACTCGTCGCGTGCCTCGTTCTCGACCTGAGACAGGAACTCGTCCGTCCAGACTGTGAGGTGTTCGTCGAGGAACTGGTCGAGTCGCTCGTCGAGTCCCTCCTCCGCAAGGTAGGCGACGAACTCTAGTTCAGTCGCGATGTGGTCCGGCAGGTCCGGGTGGTCTGGCGCTGGTTGGACTCCGAACTCCTGGTACCACCGTACGACTGCTGTCGTCGCCGGCCCGTTGACTGGGCCGAGTTCGTCTGGGTCGTCGCCGTCGCGGTAGACGCTCTCGTACGGTGGACACGGCGGTCCCGCTGGGCCGACGAACAGTCTGGTGTATTCGGTGCGGAGGTCGTGGAAGTCAACCGACTCGAGTTCCCCGAGCACCGTCCGCAACGCACCAGTCTCGACGGCGTCGACTAACTGCTCGGACGGTTCCCGCCAACACTCGGCCAACACTGCGTAGGTCGCCGCAGCGGCTGACTGGAGTGTGTCGTTCTCGACGTCGAGCTTGGATGAGTCGCTCGCTGGGTCGAGTTCTCTCTGGTCGGTCATCGTTCCTCCCCGTTGCCGCCGTCAGTCACGTACGCACGCTGTCCGTCGATTCGCTGGATTGGCACGTATTTCAGGCCGAGCGTGACGATGAGTGCGCCGAATGCGACGATACCGAGCGTAATCGCAATCTCGACGAGGGTTGGGGTGTACGCCCCTGCCGTCGCCCAGATGTCGGTCGTGATACCTGAGTACGCACCACCGAGCGAGATGCCCGGTCCAGCGTCGATGTTGGCGACTTCGTAGCCGGTGAACACCAGACGGATGCCCTCGAACATCGTCCCGAAGACTGCCAGCAGACTCGCGGTGAAGATGACCGGGACACGCTCACGTAGCGACGGAATCATCAGCAGGCCGAGCGGGATGGCACCGCCGACGATGGTCCAGAGCCAGAAGTACGGCGTCTCACCGATGAGGAAACTGCTGGTGATTGCCCAGAACCCGAAGTGGTCGGCCCACGCGTGCGGAAGCCGCTCTGCTGCGAGCAGGTAGACCACGTGGAACGCGAGGAAGATTCCGAGAATCTTCCCGAGACTCGTGAGTTCCTCCCGGTCGACTTCGTAGTTGGTAAAGCGGTCTGCGAGCACGCCCACGACGAGGAGTAACCCGAGCCCAGAGACGAGCGCCTTCGCGATGAAGACCGGTGCGACAAGCGGGCTGAACCAGCTGCCACGACCGATTTGCGTCGCGAAAATCCATCCCGTCACCGAGTGGAGTGCGACTGCCGTGGGCAGCGCAAACGCCGCCGTCCAGAACATGAGCGTGCGGTCACGCTCACGACCCTCCTTGGAGTCTTCGACACCGAACGCCAGTGCCGAACCGCGGGCGGCCAAGTCGCGGCGGGTCAGGAGCCAGAGGTACCAGACGTTCAGCATGCCGTACAGGAGGACGATACCGAAGTCCCACACCATCGGCGACCGGAAGTCCGGCGAGGTGAAGAACTGGTAGAGTCGCTCCGGGCGACCGATGTCTGGCAGGATGAGGAGTCCTGCGACGGTGATACACGCGAGACTCACGAGGACACCCAGTCTGGCGAACCCCTCGTAGCGGTGTGAGTGGAAGAACTTCGGCGCACTCGAGATGATGAGTCCGCCCGCCGACAACCCGACGAACAGGACGAACATCATGATGTACAGCCCCCACGAGAACACGTTGCGCATTCCCGTCGCGATGAGGCCCGTACTGAGCTGGTACCCCCACGCGGCCACGCCGATGACCATGAGGACACCGAGGAAGCCGAGCCACGCCTTCCCCTTCGTGTTGAACGACGGAATCGCGATTCGTGCAGTCCGGTCTTTGACCGTCATCAGTCGTCACCTCCTGCGTCCACGGCGGGGACGTGTGGAACCGCATCACCGACTGCGTCGTCGTCGACCGAGTGGATACCGCCGGTCGACGACCCGGCACTGCCCCCACTACCCGAGTCGGCAGGTACGTCGTCGGTGCCATCAGACCATACCTGAACGTCGTCGAGTTCGCTCTCGAGTTTGTCCGACGTCTGCGGCCGGCCGGGGCTCATCTCGCCACTGATGTAGTACGTCTTCGGCTTCGTGCCCCGGTCTTCGAGCAGTTGGTGCGTCTCGTACTGGTTGATGTACTTCGAGACGGTGCTGGCCTCGTCGTCGAGGTCACCGAAGATACGGGCGTCTGCCGGACAGTTCACGACACAGGCCGGGTCGAGTCCCTCGTCGACGCGGTGGCTACAGAACGTACACTTCTCGACGACACCCTGCGGACGGGCAGGCACGTCGCCAGTCCCTTCTTCGGGCATGTGTTCGGGTTCGTCCCAGTTGAACACCCGCGCGTTGTACGGGCATGCCGCCATACAGTAGCGACATCCGATACACTTCTCGTAGTCGATTTCGACGATGCCGTCGTCGCGGGTGTACGTCGCGTTGACCGGACAGACTTTCACACAGGGTGCGTTCTCACAGTGCTGACACGCCGTCGGCTGGTACTGCATGTCCAGCGACCCGTTGCCGCCGTCGGTCGGGTAGCCCCCAGATGGCGTGTCCATCTTGTCGCCGCCCTCCGTCAGGACGCGGTTCCAGAACTGTCCCATCGGGACGTTGTTCTCTTGCTTACAGGAGATGGCGCAGGCGTGGCAGCCAATACACCGCTCCTGGTCGATTACTAATCCGTAGTTCGTCATTATCAGTCACCTCCTGCGTGCGGAGCCTCAGCACTGGCACCGCGTGGGTTGTTTCCTTCGTACATCTCGGTATCCACGTCCGGGGCGGGTTCGACCTCGACGCGGACGTCGTAGAACGCCATCGTCTGGCCGACTTCGCTGACCTCGTTGTGGGTGAGGTCGTTGTGGTGCCCCTCGAGGTAGTCACGAGACCACCATCCCTGGTCGGTGTTGACCAGCCCAGGCTGGAACGCCTCGTTGTACTTCGCCTTGACGACCATCTCACCGCGTTCGTTGTACACGCGGACGTAGTCGCCGTCCTCGATACCGCGGGCTTTCGCGTCCCGCGGGTGGATGTCCAACTGCGGTTCGGGGTTGACCTCCCGCACCCAGTTGACCATCTCGTACTGGGAGTGGATGCGGAACCTGCTGTGTTTCTGCATGAACATCAGCGGGTACTGGTCTGCCTTCTCGTAGTCGTCGGCCGTCCGGTCTTCGACCGGACGCGGAAGGTCGAACGAGACGCCCTTTTCGCTCGGTGGGTCCTCGTTGTACAACTCGATACGGCCAGTCTCCGTCGGGAACGCGTCGGTGTACTTGATCACCGGGACGCTCTGTTTCCGCTGGGTTCCCTGTTCGAAGAGCGTCTCGAAGTCGATGTCGTCGTCTCTGCTGACGAGTTCGCGAAGCATCTCGCGCTTCGTCTCGGGGAATCGGTCTCCGTATCCGAGGCGCTCTGCGAGTCCGCGAATCGCGTAGTAGTCGTCTCTGGACTCCCAGAGCGGTTCTTGGACCTTGTGTCGGTAGCCGAGGTGCGGGTGTGAACCCCACCCTGAGGCGATGTCCTCCTGTTCGAACCAGTGTGGCACGGGGAGGATGATGTCGGCGTGTTGGACCGTATCCGTGTGGTGCATGTCCGCGACCACGTACATCTCGAGGCTCTCGATGGCCTTCTTGAACTTCTGGCGGTCGGGGAACTGGTTCCCCATCATGTTCGACTCGATGGAGTAGACGGCTCTGACCTTGTGTGGGTCGCCGTCTAACATCGAGGCGGGGTAGTCGGGGAAGTACATCTTCGGCCCGGGGTTCGAGCCTTCGGGTGCAGACCAGTCGCCGGCGCTGAGCACCGTCCCACCGGAGTGGTGGGCGTGGATGTTCCCGCTGCGACCGTAGTCGCCCGTCAGTGCCATCAAGATGGCGTACGCCTGCCCGAAGATGTGGCCGTGGGTGTACCGACCGAGTGCGTAACTCGGCGCGATGCCACCGGGGCCACGGGTCGCGAGCCAGCGTGCCGCAGTCCGGATGTTGTCGGCATCGACACCGGTCTTCTCGGCAATCTTCTCGGGTGCGTACTCCGCTGCGTGTTCTTTGAGCGTCGTCAGCGCAGTCACGTACTCGACACCGTCGATGGTGTACTCGCCGAAGAGGGCGTACGGACCACCAGTTTCGGGTTCGAGTGCGACCGGTTCTTCCGTCCCCTGTTCGATGGCGACGACCTGGTCTTCGCTTCCGTCTTCGAAGACTTCGTTCGCGCGGAGCAGTTCACCAGAGTCCTTGTGAATCAGTGCGGGCGCAGTCGTCCGGCTCCGGATGAAGTCTTCGTCGTAGGTCTCCTCTTCGAAGACCGTGTGCATCATCGCGAGCGCGAGATACACGTCTTTCCCGGGCTTGACGGGAAGCCACAGGTCGGCTTTCGCCGCCGTCGTCGTGTACACCGGGTCGACGACGACGAGTTTCGCCCCGTTTTCGACTGCGTCGAGAATCTTCGAGGCGTCCATCTGGAACTGACTCGAGAAGATATCAGACCCCCAGACGATGATGGTGTTCGCGTTCTCCCAGTCTTCGGCCTCGTTGGTCGGAGGGAGGAAGAATCCGACGCCGGTGACGCGGTTGAACCCGCGTCCGACGTTTGCGTCGATTCCCCACCCCGACTGGGTCGCACCGAACAGCGAGGCCAGTCGGTTGAACGACTTGCCCGTCTGTCCGTAGTTCCCCGACCCTTCGTGGAAGAGAACGCTCTCTGCACCGTGCTCCGATTTCAGCGACTCCATCTTCTGTGCGACGAGGTCGAGTGCCTCGTCCCACTCGATGCGCTCGAACTCGGCGTCCGGCCCCCGTCCGGCCCCGTTGGGGTCGTCCGGCGACCAGTCTGCGCGCTTCATCGGGTACTTCAGTCGCGTCGGGTCGTAGACGCGCTGCGTGTGCGACAACCCGAGTACACACGCACGCTTGTACCGTTCGTCCTCGGGCGGGTGTGGTTCGATTTTCTTTACCTGCCCGTCGCGGACGTGAACGTCGATGGGACACTTCCCACGACAGTTGGGCGAACAGACGGTCTGGACGACTTTGTTCTGCCCGACGAAGCTGGCGATGCCCGGCTCTTCCTTCGACGCCTGACCGTCCTCGCTTTCGACCAGTGTCTGGAAGAATCCACCCCCACCGAGACCGAGGGCGGCAGCCGCTCCGCCGGCTTTCAGTACGTCACGTCGATGAACTCCGTCGTCGTCAGTCATCGTCGAACCCCTCTGGTTTGGTCGGCCGCTCGTCTTTGCCGAACTCCTCCATCACCTGCTCGTGATACTTCTCGTGGAATTCGGCGTCAGTCAGTTCGCCGTTTGAGACACGAATTGCGTCGCGAGCCATTCGTACTCCCAAATCGGTGTCGTATTCGACACCGTCCAGCATCGCTTCTGCTTCTTCTTCCCACTCGGGAAGCGGCGTCAACCGTGGTTGCTGTGGGTTGCTCATGGCTACAACCACAAGATTAGACCCAGTCTCGGTGGGTTGAACGCTGAATAATGAAGCAGTTTATTACCCCTCCCGAGACCGGTAAACTCGGTTACAGGAGCTCGACTCCGACTTCGGTGTGCCTGTTCGCCTCAGTCCTCACCAACCCCAGACCGAATTATCGCCGAACGGGACGACAGAGAAACCGAGTGGGGCCCCGCGCGTGGTGTGGTCTACCTGTCGATGACGCGTTTTGCTGAGAAGGGCGTTCAACGAAGTTTCCGATGACCCCCGATGACGATGCCAGTGACTGATTACGGGTCGAATACTGCTGTTGCCAACTTGGATTCGACGGCACTCAATCGTTGTGAGAGTGCTGACTTCGAGATGTCGAGCGACGCTGCAAGATCCTCCAGACTGACCTGTCGAGGGGTCTGATAGTAGCCTCTGCTCACCGCCATCGTCGCTGCTTCCCGCTGTTTCGCAGTGAGATGAGAGAGGTCGACCGACGTCGGACTCGACTCGGTGGCACCTTCTTTTCTCCTCGTCAACCGTCGCAGATTCACGCGCTCGGCCACGGATTTCAATTCTTCGACTAACTCACTGATGACGGCCCGGTCTGAGACGTAGGTCTCGATGAGCATGACGCCGTCGTCTACTCGCTTGATTCGTGGGACACACTCGACGTTGCTGAACGCGAGGCAGAGACACGAGCCTTCGATTCGGTTCGTCGTATGGAGGACCTGCCCGGTATCACAGTCGCGGTTCGTGACTGTTACTTCCGCGTAGCATACTCCGTCGTCGATTTGGTTGTGAACGTTCTCCACTTGCGAACACGGATTCGAAAGCGGACACGGACAGTTGTCAGAAAGTTCGACTTCGAATACTACCTGAAGAGTTCGTTCTGTTGAAACGTCCGGTAGTGGACTAGTTCGTCCGCCCTCGGAGTGAGCCATACCAGGTGAAGACAGTGCCTATCGGTGTAAAAACTAAATCGACCGTTCCAACAGAGTGGTAATGACCGAAGTTGCTAGCAGAGATTCGTTGTCAGTCGAGGAGAACGGGCCCGACGGGATTCCCACGAGCAGCGTGAGACGGCACTGCCGTCTCACTGGCCATGCGGGCGACTTGTGGGTCGCCCGCAGACGACAGCGAGTGGGAAGTCGTCGGGGGAGTGAGCGAAGCGAACGGACCCAACGGGATTTGAACCCGCGACATCTTGGTCCGGAACCAAGCACTCTGTCCACTGAGCTATGGGCCCTCTCAGCGAACAGAGGTACACGACACCGACGTAAAACCGTTGTGGAACCCCCAAGCCGGCAGTCGATTATCCGGTCGTTGCGTCCGTGTCGATGACGCTTTCTTTCCAGGTGCCACGGGTGAACCACGCCGTCGCTGCAATCGCCCCGAGAATCTGCCCGACTGCCATTCCAAGCCAGATTCCCGTCTCGCCGAACCCGAACTGGAACGCCAACAGGTAGACGGTGGGAACCCGGCCCAACCAGAGTGCGAGCAGTGAGAAACTGAGTGCAGTCTTCGTGTTTCCGGCACCACGGTATGCACCGAGGACGACCTGCAAGACGCCGATGAAGCCGAATTCGAAGGCACGAACACGGATGTACTGGACCCCGAGGTCGATGGTCTGTGCCGCCGACTCGGTCCCCGTCGAGATGAAGAACCCGACGATTGGTTCGGCGAAGATGTAGGCGATGACGCCGATGACGACCATGACGCTCGCGCCGACTTTCGCTGCCAACCAGACGGCGCTCTCGGCGCGGTCGGGTTTCTGTGCACCGAGGTTCTGGCCGACGATGGTGTTCGTCGCACGGCCGAGACCGAGAGCGGGGAGAAACACGAGCGACGTGAGGCGGTTTCCGAGGCCGAACGCGGCGACGACTTCCGGTGCGAAGGTGACGACCATCGCGGTGAGCGTGATGAAGCCGAGTGCGGTCGCCGACTGTTCGATGGCGCTCGGAACGCCGATGTCGACAATCTTCTTGATGTACTCGAACTGTGGGCGGAAGTCAGCCAGTTGGACGTCGGGGCCGGCCGACGTTCCGAAGATGACGTAGATACCGATGACGGTTGCGACCCCTCGTGAGAGGACCGTCGCGTACGCCGCACCAGCCACTTCGAGTCCCTCGAAGCCAGTTGCAGCGAAGAGGGCGGCTTCGAGTCCCTGCAGACCCACCATCTCGAACAGCGGATTCGACTCGAAGCCGAAGATGAAGATAGGGTCGATGAGGACGTTGATGACGACGCTGATGAACATCACGACCATCGGGGCGCGTGTGTTCCCGTACCCGCGCATGAGCGCGGAGAAGACGAAGAAGCCGAAGAGGAACGGCAAGCCGAGGAAGAACACCCGCATGTAGTCACCGGCGAGTGGGACGACCTGTCCGGCAGTCGCCGGTGAACTGGGGAGAACGCCGAGCATCGCGTCGGTAGCGAAGAAGCCGATGATACCAACGGTGATGGCGATGATGGTGATGAACGTGAGCGTCTGTCCGGCGACGGTCCCTGCGGAGCCTTCACTCTTCGCGCCGGTGTACTGGGCGACGAGTGTGCTCCCCGCGACGGTGAACCCGCCGCCGACGGAGATGAGGAGGAAGATGAGAGGAAACGCGAGGCTGATAGCGGCGACGGCGTCGGTCGAGAGGCGGCCAAGCCACACCGTGTCGGCGAGGTTGTACGCCACCTGGAGGAGTTCGGTGACGATAATCGGCCACGCCAGTTCGAACATTGGACGTTTGAGGTCTCCTTCGGTGAGTGAGCCTCCTTCGGGGACAGACACTGAACCTGTGAGACACGCGGTGGGCGTTTCAAAGCGTCGATAAGCGTCGTAGAATACCGTACTCCGCACGTGAGTCACGTCTCGTCAGCGACTCACTGCTCGTCCGTGAGTCACGACTCGGGGGCGAGATGCAGCGTCGATTTAGAGGGCAGAAGAGGTCGGTGAGAGAGCGTGTCGAGTGACGAGTGTGACACTCGGGTAGCGAGAGTGAGAAAACTGAATGGTGGGTTCCGAGTCGTTACGGTGCTTCGCCAGTCTCGATGGAGAAGTCGGCCTTCGGGTAGGCGACACACGTGAGCGTGTACCCGTTGTCCATCTCGCCTTCGGAGAGGGTCTCTTGTTTGAAGTGAGTCACGTACTCTTCGGCGGGACCGTCGGTAATCTTCGCGGCACAGGAGACACACGACCCCTGGCGACACGCGTACGGAAGGTCCATCCCAGCGTCTTCACCTTGGTCGAGGATGGTCTCGTTGCTCGCCAGTTCGATGGTCTCGCCCTGTTTGACGAACTCGACTTCGAAGTATTCGACTTCGTCTTCGGGCATGTCGGCGGGACTCTGTTCTTCCTCTTCGGCGGCTGCTTCGCCTTCGAGTTCGGCACCTTCTTCGCCACCGGCGATTGCACCAGCGACCGCGCCACCGCCGATGGAACGGTTCATTGGTTCGGGGAAGTCCGTCTCCGGGACGGTCGCCGCACGGCGCTCGAGGACCTCTTGCGTGATGTCGGCGGTTGGTTCCCAACCGGTGCCCTTCGAGAAGTGCAGGGCGACGGCGACGAGTACCAGGACTAATCCGGCCCCGACACCCACCAGACTGATGACTGCCATGAGGGCGGATATGGAGGGAGGGGTTAAGGAAATTGTGATTGTGCCGCCGTCTCCTGACTGTCATATTCGCCACGCAGACAGTGCTGTCGGGTATATTCCCCCAATATTGCGGGTGGGCGTGGCGTGTTCGGGTTCGCGGTGGACTGCTTACTCGTCTTTCCGCGCGACTTCGTGGCGGCCGAAGCCGTACCGAAGTCGGTTGGCGAGACGGCGCGAGAAGCGGTCGTCGGCGCGCGACCCGAAGCGCTCTGCGAGTGACTGGTAGATGAGTGGCACGGGAACTTCCTGTTCGAGGGCTTCCTGAACCGTCCACGTCCCCGTCGAGCCACCGGAGATGTGGTCGTCGACGTCGCCGAGGTCCGTTCCTTCCTCGCGGAACGCCTCTTCACAGAGTTCGAGGAGCCACGAGCGGATGACAGCGCCGTTGTTCCACGTGCGTGCGACCGCTTCGAGGTCGAGGTCGTAGCGCCCCTCGGCGAGCAGTTCGAAGCCCTCACCGTACGCCTGCATCAGTGCGTACTCGACGCCGTTGTGGACCATCTTCACGTAGTGGCCCGACCCAGACGGCCCCATCCGGTCGTGACCGGCCGGTCCGGTCGCGACGGCGTCGAAGACAGGTGTCATCTCGTCGTACGCCCACTGTGGGCCGCCAATCATGAGCGAGAAGCCGAGTTCGGCACCGGCAGGGCCGCCGGAGGTCCCACAGTCGAGATACGCCGCGGAACATGCTTCGGCGCGGCGAACCGACGCTTCGAAGTGCGAGTTACCGCCGTCGACGACGACGTCGTTCTCGTCGAGGTGCGGGTCGAGGTCGTTCAGCGTCGCGTCCACCGCGTCGCCCGCGGGAACCATGAGCCAGATACGCTTGTCGTCTCCGAGTCGGTCGGCGAGGTCAGCGACGCTCTCGGCGGGTTCGGCACCCGCGTCGGCGGCTGCTGCGACTGCCTCTTCGGAGAGGTCGAAGGCAACGACCTCGTGCCCGGCATCGAGCACTCGGTCGACTACGATGCGCCCCATCCGGCCGAGGCCGATGACGCCTAGTTGCATACGACGGAGTCGTCTGCGGGGGGAGGTAGTGGTTGTGGTTTGGCTTCTGGCGATTCCTGCTGGCTCGTCCCCGGTGAACGCGTGTCAGTTCTTCGCGAGTACTTGCTCGGTGAGTCTGGCCATCACCGAGCGATAAGCGTTCTGTCACTATCGCCAGACGCGGACGTTTTTACTGCGCCACGCGAGGGGCGCGTATGGACGAACGCATCTACGAGCACGCCGAGGTGCTCGTCGACTGGAGCGCACGAATCGAGGCCGGTGACGACGTCGTTGTCTCCGTGGGCGAGGGTGCTCACGACCTCGCAGTCGCAGTCGCCGGCGCACTCGGTGAA
The genomic region above belongs to Haloferax marinisediminis and contains:
- a CDS encoding MATE family efflux transporter, whose amino-acid sequence is MSVPEGGSLTEGDLKRPMFELAWPIIVTELLQVAYNLADTVWLGRLSTDAVAAISLAFPLIFLLISVGGGFTVAGSTLVAQYTGAKSEGSAGTVAGQTLTFITIIAITVGIIGFFATDAMLGVLPSSPATAGQVVPLAGDYMRVFFLGLPFLFGFFVFSALMRGYGNTRAPMVVMFISVVINVLIDPIFIFGFESNPLFEMVGLQGLEAALFAATGFEGLEVAGAAYATVLSRGVATVIGIYVIFGTSAGPDVQLADFRPQFEYIKKIVDIGVPSAIEQSATALGFITLTAMVVTFAPEVVAAFGLGNRLTSLVFLPALGLGRATNTIVGQNLGAQKPDRAESAVWLAAKVGASVMVVIGVIAYIFAEPIVGFFISTGTESAAQTIDLGVQYIRVRAFEFGFIGVLQVVLGAYRGAGNTKTALSFSLLALWLGRVPTVYLLAFQFGFGETGIWLGMAVGQILGAIAATAWFTRGTWKESVIDTDATTG
- a CDS encoding 2Fe-2S iron-sulfur cluster-binding protein; its protein translation is MAVISLVGVGAGLVLVLVAVALHFSKGTGWEPTADITQEVLERRAATVPETDFPEPMNRSIGGGAVAGAIAGGEEGAELEGEAAAEEEEQSPADMPEDEVEYFEVEFVKQGETIELASNETILDQGEDAGMDLPYACRQGSCVSCAAKITDGPAEEYVTHFKQETLSEGEMDNGYTLTCVAYPKADFSIETGEAP
- the gnd gene encoding phosphogluconate dehydrogenase (NAD(+)-dependent, decarboxylating), with product MARSQTTTTTSPRRRLRRMQLGVIGLGRMGRIVVDRVLDAGHEVVAFDLSEEAVAAAADAGAEPAESVADLADRLGDDKRIWLMVPAGDAVDATLNDLDPHLDENDVVVDGGNSHFEASVRRAEACSAAYLDCGTSGGPAGAELGFSLMIGGPQWAYDEMTPVFDAVATGPAGHDRMGPSGSGHYVKMVHNGVEYALMQAYGEGFELLAEGRYDLDLEAVARTWNNGAVIRSWLLELCEEAFREEGTDLGDVDDHISGGSTGTWTVQEALEQEVPVPLIYQSLAERFGSRADDRFSRRLANRLRYGFGRHEVARKDE